The following coding sequences are from one Camarhynchus parvulus chromosome 1, STF_HiC, whole genome shotgun sequence window:
- the TPBGL gene encoding LOW QUALITY PROTEIN: trophoblast glycoprotein-like (The sequence of the model RefSeq protein was modified relative to this genomic sequence to represent the inferred CDS: inserted 1 base in 1 codon; deleted 4 bases in 3 codons), whose amino-acid sequence WLPWLGLALLPLAVPPAAAPAACPSACYCVATPELVQCRYERLEEPPRELPAAVQNLSIAGSNLSVLSRAAFAARPLRDLRLLRLHHDNIHTIEDMALQGLPALRTLDLSHNPLLSVAAGVFAGAPLLRTLQLNQALLAALLEEQLALALRNLSLRRLELAGNALQALPAALLPPGLEELDLRNNSLQRLAAAELRSLDAPELRGLRLSLASNPLSCDCGLRPFPGLAARRAAANRVSAARSLRCCGAAALRGTALXRLRPEALACARGDGGEPAELETASYVFFGIVLALIGVVFLMVLYLNRRGIKRWLHNLREACRDQMEGYHYRYEQDADPRCAGTPGL is encoded by the exons tggctgccctggctggggctcgCCCTGCTGCCGCTGGCCgtgccgcccgccgccgcccccgccgcctgCCCGTCCGCCTGCTACTGCGTGGCCACCCCGGAGCTGGTGCAGTGCCGCTACGAGCGGCTGGAGGAGCCGCCGCGGGAGCTGCCGGCCGCCGTGCAGAACCTCAGCATCGCCGGCAGCAACCTGAGCGTCCTGTCCCGCGCCGCCTTCGCCGCCCGCCCGCTGCGCGACCTCCGCCTGCTCCGCCTGCACCACGACAACATCCACACCATCGAGGACATGGCCCTGCAGGGCCTGCCCGCCCTGCGCACCCTCGACCTGAGCCACAACCCGCTGCTCTCGGTGGCCGCCGGCGTCTTCGCCGGGGCGCCGCTGCTGCGCACGCTGCAGCTGAACCAGGCGCTGCTGGCGGCCCTGCTCGAGGAGCAGCTCGCCCTGGCCCTGCGCAACCTCAGCTTGCGGCGCCTGGAGCTGGCGGGCAACGCGCTGCAGGCGCTGCCGGCCGCCCTGCTGCCGCCcggcctggaggagctggaccTGCGCAACAAC TCGCTGCAGCGGCTGGCGGCCGCCGAGCTGCGCAGCCTGGAC GCGCCCGAGCTGCGGGGGCTGCGCCTCAGCCTGGCCTCCAACCCGCTGAGCTGCGACTGCGGCCTGCGGCCCTTCCCTGGCCTGGCTGCGCGGCGCGCCGCCGCCAACCGCGTG TCGGCAGCGCGGAGCCTGCGCTGCtgcggggcggcggcgctgcggggcACGGCGC CTCGCCTGCGGCCCGAGGCGCTGGCCTGCGCCCGCGGCGACGGCGGCGAGCCCGCCGAGCTGGAGACCGCCTCCTACGTCTTCTTCGGCATCGTCCTGGCGCTCATCGGCGTCGTCTTCCTCATGGTGCTCTACCTGAACCGCCGCGGCATCAAGCGCTGGCTGCACAACCTGCGCGAGGCGTGCCGCGACCAGATGGAGGGATACCACTACCGCTACGAGCAGGACGCCGACCCGCGCTGCGCCGGCACGCCCGGCCTCTGA